In a genomic window of Halorussus salilacus:
- a CDS encoding universal stress protein — protein sequence MKRALAVVDAEESTKALVREAGELAAAVDAELVLLHVTTDDEYNDRRQAMAEIPDSNVTYSAQQARDGARQFAADIGHEMLSDVDVSFEAVGTLGDEQDQILRTADDRDCDHLFIAGEKRSPAGKAIFGDLTQSIILNFDGPVTVVTE from the coding sequence ATGAAACGCGCGCTCGCAGTCGTCGACGCCGAGGAGTCCACCAAAGCGCTCGTCCGAGAGGCGGGCGAACTCGCCGCGGCCGTCGATGCCGAACTCGTGCTGTTGCACGTCACGACCGACGATGAGTACAACGACAGGCGACAGGCGATGGCCGAAATCCCCGACAGCAACGTCACCTACTCCGCCCAGCAGGCCCGCGACGGTGCCCGCCAGTTCGCGGCCGACATCGGACACGAGATGCTGAGCGACGTCGATGTCTCCTTCGAGGCGGTCGGTACGCTCGGCGACGAGCAGGACCAGATTCTCCGAACGGCCGACGACCGTGACTGCGACCACCTGTTCATCGCGGGCGAGAAGCGCTCGCCCGCGGGCAAGGCCATCTTCGGCGACCTCACCCAGTCGATAATCCTCAACTTCGACGGGCCGGTCACCGTCGTCACGGAGTAG
- a CDS encoding alpha-amylase family protein yields MGTTDRWYQNATFYAVDVEAFADGDGDGIGDFRGLIERLDYLSGLGIDCVWLLPFYPSPNRDNGYDVADYYGVDDRHGTLGDFVEFVREADRRGIRVVVDLVVNHTSDQHPWFRRAREDPDSKYRDYYVWVDDPPEWPDPHRGPVFPGEEDAVWSYDEVAEAFYYHRFYHFQPDLNTANPDVREEIRKIMGFWLQLGVSGFRVDAATLLIDNKGGLESTELDDPHGVLRDMRRFVERRGDDAVLLAEADDDPEKLASYFGEGDEMNLLFNFLLDAYLVGALATERADPLREVLDLLPEIPEEGQWANFLRNYDELNVGRLPADLRRAVFDAFAPDEAMRIYGRGIRRRLAPMLASASGRDATGGASDAPDADRDRIELAYSLLFSLPGAPLIVYGDEIGMGEDLSLPGRNAVRTPMQWSDEENGGFSTADPEDLVRPVISGGEYGYESVNVADQRGDPDSLLAWFSRLIRARKECPEIGNGDLSVFETADPAVFAHGMVGDGSAVVAVHNLGDAATDATLRLDGDPVGLFGPNEGGEFEAVGEGEWRFELDRYGYRWVRVNES; encoded by the coding sequence ATGGGGACCACGGACCGCTGGTACCAGAACGCGACGTTCTACGCCGTCGACGTGGAGGCGTTCGCCGACGGCGACGGCGACGGAATCGGCGACTTTCGGGGGCTAATCGAGAGGCTCGATTACCTCTCGGGGCTCGGCATCGACTGCGTCTGGCTTCTGCCCTTCTACCCGTCGCCCAACCGCGACAACGGCTACGACGTGGCCGACTACTACGGCGTCGACGACCGCCACGGCACGCTCGGCGACTTCGTGGAGTTCGTCCGGGAAGCCGACCGCCGGGGCATCCGGGTCGTCGTCGATCTGGTGGTCAACCACACCTCCGACCAGCACCCGTGGTTCCGGCGCGCCCGCGAGGACCCCGACTCGAAGTACCGCGACTACTACGTCTGGGTCGACGACCCGCCGGAGTGGCCCGACCCCCACCGGGGTCCGGTGTTCCCCGGCGAGGAGGACGCGGTCTGGAGCTACGACGAGGTCGCAGAGGCGTTCTACTACCACCGATTCTACCACTTCCAGCCCGACCTCAACACCGCGAACCCCGACGTGCGCGAGGAGATACGCAAGATAATGGGGTTCTGGCTCCAGCTCGGGGTCTCGGGGTTCCGGGTCGACGCCGCGACCCTGCTGATAGACAACAAGGGCGGGCTCGAATCGACGGAACTCGACGACCCCCACGGCGTGCTCCGGGACATGCGCCGGTTCGTCGAGCGCCGGGGCGACGACGCCGTCCTGCTCGCGGAGGCCGACGACGACCCCGAGAAGCTCGCGAGCTACTTCGGCGAGGGCGACGAGATGAACCTCCTGTTCAACTTCCTGCTCGACGCCTACCTCGTCGGCGCGCTCGCGACCGAGCGCGCCGACCCCCTTCGGGAGGTGCTGGACCTCCTGCCCGAGATTCCCGAGGAGGGCCAGTGGGCCAACTTCCTCCGGAACTACGACGAACTCAACGTCGGGCGGCTCCCCGCCGACCTCCGGCGGGCCGTCTTCGACGCGTTCGCTCCCGACGAGGCGATGCGCATCTACGGCCGGGGCATCCGGCGGCGACTCGCGCCGATGCTCGCCAGCGCCTCCGGTCGCGACGCGACCGGAGGCGCCTCGGACGCGCCCGACGCCGACCGCGACCGCATCGAACTCGCCTACTCGCTCCTGTTCTCGCTCCCCGGCGCGCCCCTCATCGTCTACGGCGACGAAATCGGCATGGGCGAGGACCTCTCGCTCCCCGGTCGGAACGCGGTCCGGACGCCGATGCAGTGGAGCGACGAGGAGAACGGCGGCTTCTCGACCGCCGACCCCGAGGACCTCGTCCGGCCCGTGATATCGGGCGGGGAGTACGGCTACGAGTCGGTCAACGTCGCCGACCAGCGCGGCGACCCCGACTCGCTTCTCGCGTGGTTCTCGCGGCTGATCCGCGCCCGAAAGGAGTGCCCCGAAATCGGCAACGGCGACCTGTCGGTGTTCGAGACCGCCGACCCTGCGGTCTTCGCCCACGGAATGGTCGGCGACGGGAGCGCGGTCGTCGCGGTCCACAACCTCGGAGACGCGGCGACCGACGCGACGCTGAGGCTCGACGGCGACCCGGTGGGACTGTTCGGTCCGAACGAGGGCGGCGAGTTCGAGGCGGTCGGCGAGGGCGAGTGGCGGTTCGAACTGGACCGGTACGGCTACCGCTGGGTTCGGGTCAATGAGAGTTAG
- a CDS encoding ABC transporter permease, with amino-acid sequence MSRLRVAAAVAAAQLRHDRARTLLAVVGIAVAVLSTTLLASLGVGVFETGQERFDASGRDLWVTGGSLSEGPGGYGTSILDAHEVSSDIESREEVEAAVPMSFRGVYVGNATGEMQTLVGVGVPFGGPFVQLQEGPGMVSGDPHYANGSYDGEMTYEAIIDSRTAELLDVGVGDEIQVGGSVETARQHEFEVVGISPTFSSFLGAPTVTLHLSELQEVTGSAGTDTATFVTVSLDDDANRSAVAADLEERYPDYTIRTNDEQMRSVLQHNAVVIAVGGALVVLSVVAGFALTLNVLSIVVFQQRAELAALTALGVSSRTLVAMVAGQGVLLGAAGGLLGIAVTPPFVIALNYTAETIVGFEGLVRTPESVLALGIGIALVIGTLAAAIAGWRTLRTVDMGQVMR; translated from the coding sequence ATGAGCAGGCTCCGGGTCGCCGCGGCGGTCGCAGCCGCACAGCTCCGCCACGACCGCGCGAGGACCCTGCTCGCGGTGGTGGGAATCGCGGTCGCGGTCCTCTCGACCACCCTGCTCGCGAGCCTCGGCGTCGGGGTGTTCGAGACCGGCCAAGAGCGGTTCGACGCCTCGGGGCGGGACCTCTGGGTGACCGGCGGGTCGCTCTCGGAGGGGCCCGGCGGCTACGGCACGTCCATCCTCGACGCCCACGAGGTGTCCAGTGACATCGAGTCCCGCGAGGAGGTCGAGGCCGCGGTCCCGATGTCGTTCCGGGGAGTGTACGTCGGCAACGCCACGGGCGAGATGCAGACGTTGGTCGGGGTCGGCGTCCCGTTCGGCGGTCCGTTCGTGCAGTTGCAGGAGGGGCCGGGCATGGTCTCTGGCGACCCCCACTACGCCAACGGGAGCTACGACGGCGAGATGACCTACGAGGCGATAATCGACTCCCGGACCGCGGAGCTGCTCGACGTGGGCGTCGGCGACGAGATACAGGTCGGCGGGTCTGTCGAGACCGCCCGCCAGCACGAGTTCGAGGTCGTCGGCATCTCACCGACGTTCTCCAGCTTTCTGGGCGCGCCGACCGTCACGCTCCATCTCAGCGAACTGCAGGAGGTGACGGGGTCGGCCGGGACCGACACCGCGACGTTCGTCACCGTCTCGCTCGACGACGACGCCAACCGGAGCGCGGTGGCGGCCGACCTCGAAGAGCGGTACCCCGACTACACGATTCGGACGAACGACGAGCAGATGCGGTCGGTGCTCCAACACAACGCGGTCGTCATCGCGGTCGGGGGCGCGCTGGTCGTCCTCTCGGTGGTCGCGGGGTTCGCGCTGACGCTCAACGTCCTCTCCATCGTGGTGTTCCAGCAACGCGCGGAACTCGCGGCGCTGACCGCGCTCGGGGTCTCCTCGCGCACGCTGGTCGCGATGGTGGCCGGGCAGGGCGTCCTGCTCGGCGCGGCGGGCGGTCTGCTCGGTATCGCCGTGACCCCGCCGTTCGTGATTGCGCTGAACTACACAGCCGAGACCATCGTCGGGTTCGAGGGACTCGTCCGGACCCCCGAGTCGGTGCTGGCGCTCGGAATCGGCATCGCGCTGGTCATCGGGACGCTCGCGGCCGCAATCGCGGGATGGCGGACCCTCCGGACGGTGGACATGGGTCAGGTGATGCGGTGA
- a CDS encoding PAS domain S-box protein, giving the protein MNEQLREEKRKIEELHEVASEMEACHTEDEVYRLGVDAAEGILEFDICGIDVAEDGYLVPKATSTEMPNDGYDALEVDEGLAGRTFQNRESFVIPDVRTMDEAEPVQKQYRSILSVPLGDHGVFQAGSREAEAFDEDDLELAELLMSHVTEVISRIESQSALRESEEKYRTLVEGSHDAIFIHSDGRFRFVNDRVAELTGYSREELDELPIWGVVHEDDRERVKELMEQREPEEDTPHYELRVRTKDGDVRYVEMSVQVITYDGDVAHLGSARDVTERRKRKRRVERQNERLKEFASVVSHDLRNPLNVAQGHLGLAEETGEQRHFEKAESALDRMESLIGDLLKLARQGQDVSETERVDLEAVVRRAWATVSTGDASLRVADGLGELEADDGRLQELLENLFRNSVEHAGGDVVVEVGPLGGPASDDAGRVARADGFYVADDGPGIPEADREKVFEHGHTTAEDGSGLGLSIVKSIADAHGWDVSAHESDAGGARFEIATA; this is encoded by the coding sequence ATGAACGAACAGCTACGTGAAGAAAAGCGGAAGATCGAAGAGCTACACGAAGTCGCGTCCGAGATGGAGGCGTGTCACACCGAAGACGAGGTGTATCGCCTCGGCGTCGACGCCGCGGAGGGCATCCTAGAGTTCGACATCTGCGGCATCGACGTGGCCGAGGACGGCTACCTCGTCCCGAAGGCGACTTCGACGGAGATGCCCAACGACGGCTACGACGCCCTCGAAGTCGACGAGGGGCTGGCCGGTCGGACGTTCCAGAACCGCGAGTCGTTCGTCATCCCGGACGTTCGCACGATGGACGAGGCCGAACCGGTCCAGAAGCAGTACCGGTCCATCCTCAGCGTCCCGCTTGGCGACCACGGCGTGTTTCAGGCCGGGTCCCGCGAGGCCGAGGCCTTCGACGAGGACGACCTCGAACTCGCGGAACTGCTGATGTCCCACGTCACCGAGGTCATCTCCCGCATCGAGTCCCAGTCGGCGCTGCGCGAGAGCGAGGAGAAGTACCGCACGCTCGTCGAGGGGAGCCACGACGCCATCTTCATCCACAGCGACGGGCGGTTCCGGTTCGTCAACGACCGCGTCGCCGAACTCACCGGCTACAGCCGCGAGGAACTCGACGAGCTACCCATCTGGGGGGTGGTCCACGAGGACGACCGCGAGCGGGTCAAGGAACTCATGGAACAGCGCGAGCCCGAGGAGGACACGCCCCACTACGAACTCCGCGTCCGGACGAAGGACGGCGACGTGCGCTACGTCGAGATGAGCGTCCAGGTCATCACGTACGACGGCGACGTCGCCCACCTCGGGTCGGCCCGCGACGTGACCGAGCGACGCAAGCGCAAGCGACGCGTCGAGCGCCAGAACGAGCGGCTCAAGGAGTTCGCCAGCGTGGTGAGCCACGACCTGCGAAACCCGCTCAACGTCGCGCAGGGCCACCTCGGACTCGCCGAGGAGACCGGCGAACAGCGCCACTTCGAGAAGGCCGAGTCGGCGCTCGACCGGATGGAGTCGCTCATCGGTGACCTGCTCAAGCTGGCCCGGCAGGGCCAAGACGTGAGCGAGACCGAGCGCGTCGACCTCGAAGCGGTCGTCCGGCGGGCCTGGGCGACCGTCTCGACCGGCGACGCGAGCCTCCGCGTGGCCGACGGGCTCGGCGAGCTGGAGGCCGACGACGGCCGCCTGCAGGAACTGCTCGAAAACCTGTTTCGGAACTCGGTCGAACACGCGGGCGGAGACGTGGTCGTCGAGGTCGGCCCCCTCGGCGGTCCCGCGAGCGACGACGCGGGGCGCGTCGCTCGCGCCGACGGCTTCTACGTCGCCGACGACGGCCCGGGAATCCCCGAGGCCGACCGCGAGAAGGTGTTCGAACACGGCCACACCACCGCGGAGGACGGCTCGGGGCTGGGCCTCTCCATCGTCAAGAGCATCGCCGACGCCCACGGATGGGACGTGTCTGCCCACGAGAGCGACGCGGGCGGTGCGCGCTTCGAAATCGCGACCGCGTAG
- a CDS encoding outer membrane protein assembly factor BamB family protein, whose product MGGRTTRRRFLKQSLVVGGLASGSTAELASTVRATRDGGGRATTGTEPDGTEWPARTGGPIHASPAVADGTAFVGSGDGKLYAFDAETGEPCRGKWPAKTGDSITGGPAVVDGTVYVGSCDGKIYAWDAETGALRSGWPVHAGGDVTGSVAVAGGTVYAGSAGRVFMWDAETGEFTGGEHAPPIHDPLPDTPTVADGSVYIGSEDHKVYRWDAETGEPRGEGWPVETGGKVHCTPVVADGILYVGSDDERVYAWDAETGEPRGEEWPVETGGIVHSSPAIAGGTVYVGSGDGKVYALHAETGERCDGDWPVETGTPVHGDPAVVDGTVYVGNYDGKVYALHAETGELRDGDWPVWVGKLTESSPVVVDGTVYLGNHDGEVHALDAETGEAR is encoded by the coding sequence ATGGGGGGACGCACGACGCGGCGGCGGTTCCTGAAGCAGTCGCTGGTCGTCGGGGGACTGGCGAGTGGTTCGACGGCGGAGCTCGCGAGTACGGTGCGTGCGACCCGGGACGGCGGAGGCCGGGCAACGACCGGAACCGAACCCGATGGGACCGAGTGGCCCGCCCGGACCGGCGGACCGATACACGCCAGTCCCGCGGTCGCCGACGGCACCGCCTTCGTCGGGAGCGGCGACGGCAAGCTGTACGCGTTCGACGCCGAGACCGGCGAGCCGTGTCGAGGGAAGTGGCCCGCGAAGACGGGCGATTCGATTACGGGCGGGCCCGCGGTCGTCGACGGTACCGTCTACGTCGGGAGTTGCGACGGTAAGATATACGCGTGGGACGCCGAGACGGGCGCGCTCCGGAGCGGGTGGCCCGTCCACGCGGGCGGCGACGTGACGGGGAGCGTCGCGGTCGCGGGCGGCACCGTCTACGCCGGGAGCGCGGGCCGCGTGTTCATGTGGGACGCCGAGACCGGCGAGTTCACGGGCGGCGAGCACGCGCCCCCCATTCACGACCCGCTACCGGACACGCCGACGGTGGCCGACGGGAGCGTCTACATCGGGAGCGAGGACCACAAGGTGTACCGATGGGACGCCGAAACGGGCGAGCCTCGTGGCGAGGGGTGGCCGGTCGAGACCGGCGGCAAAGTCCATTGTACGCCCGTGGTCGCCGACGGCATCCTCTACGTCGGCAGCGACGACGAGCGGGTGTACGCGTGGGACGCCGAGACGGGCGAACCTCGGGGCGAGGAGTGGCCGGTCGAGACCGGCGGGATAGTCCACAGCAGCCCCGCAATCGCAGGCGGGACCGTCTACGTCGGCAGCGGCGACGGGAAGGTCTACGCCCTCCACGCCGAGACCGGGGAGCGCTGTGACGGAGACTGGCCCGTCGAGACGGGGACCCCGGTTCACGGCGACCCAGCGGTCGTCGACGGCACCGTCTACGTCGGGAACTACGACGGGAAGGTCTACGCCCTCCACGCCGAGACCGGCGAACTCCGGGACGGCGACTGGCCCGTCTGGGTGGGGAAGCTCACCGAGAGCAGTCCGGTGGTCGTCGACGGCACCGTCTACTTGGGGAACCACGACGGGGAAGTCCACGCGCTCGACGCCGAGACGGGCGAGGCCCGGTAG
- a CDS encoding ABC transporter ATP-binding protein, which produces MDASTATATGDSDAEEKSDAQEKSDAQERLGTREAVVECRNVTRTYERGGGGSWFPWRSDDRDRPTVTALSDASVTVERGEFVGLSGPSGSGKSTLIHLLAGLDTPTSGTVTLAGEDVADLSQRELTRLRLERVGIVFQRFHLLPSLSARANVALPLVERGVPKAERREEAEDLLARVGLGDRTDHRPGELSGGEQQRVAVARALAGDPLVVFADEPTGELDTETGETILELLADLASDRAVVLASHDERALDRTGRVIRLVDGKIQHG; this is translated from the coding sequence ATGGACGCGAGTACGGCAACAGCGACGGGGGATTCGGACGCCGAGGAGAAATCCGACGCGCAAGAGAAATCCGACGCGCAGGAGAGACTCGGGACGCGGGAGGCGGTCGTCGAGTGCCGGAACGTCACCCGGACGTACGAGCGCGGGGGCGGCGGGTCGTGGTTCCCGTGGCGCAGCGACGACCGCGACCGGCCGACCGTGACCGCGCTCTCGGACGCGTCGGTGACGGTCGAGCGCGGGGAGTTCGTCGGCCTCTCGGGACCCAGCGGGAGCGGCAAGTCCACGCTCATCCACCTGCTGGCGGGGCTCGACACGCCCACGAGCGGGACCGTCACGCTCGCCGGGGAGGACGTTGCAGACCTCTCCCAGCGGGAGCTGACCCGCCTGCGACTCGAACGGGTCGGCATCGTCTTCCAGCGGTTCCACCTCCTGCCGTCGCTGTCAGCGCGGGCGAACGTCGCGCTGCCGCTGGTCGAGCGCGGGGTGCCGAAGGCCGAGCGCCGCGAGGAGGCCGAGGACCTGCTCGCTCGGGTGGGTCTGGGCGACCGGACCGACCACCGGCCCGGCGAGCTCTCGGGCGGCGAGCAACAGCGGGTCGCGGTCGCCCGCGCACTCGCGGGCGACCCGCTCGTCGTCTTCGCCGACGAGCCCACCGGCGAACTCGACACCGAGACGGGCGAGACCATCCTCGAACTCCTCGCCGACCTCGCGTCCGACCGCGCGGTCGTGCTCGCGTCCCACGACGAGCGCGCGCTCGACCGGACCGGCCGGGTGATTCGACTCGTGGACGGGAAGATTCAGCATGGGTAA
- a CDS encoding macro domain-containing protein, producing the protein MEFTVIQGDIARQRADVLVNAAGTSLRMGSGVAGALRRTAGEELNEEAMAKGPVDLGEVAVTDAYDLDAEYVVHAAAMPHYGDGRATAESIREAARNALDAADGRGAESVVVPALGCGVAGFDLREGARIICEEIADFDPESLEDAGFVAYADDEYETVRAVADEVRALGDSA; encoded by the coding sequence ATGGAGTTCACCGTGATACAGGGCGACATCGCCCGACAGCGCGCCGACGTGCTGGTCAACGCCGCCGGGACCAGCCTCCGGATGGGAAGCGGTGTCGCCGGGGCGCTCCGCCGGACGGCGGGCGAGGAGCTAAACGAGGAGGCGATGGCGAAGGGACCGGTCGACCTCGGGGAGGTCGCGGTCACCGACGCGTACGACCTCGACGCCGAGTACGTGGTCCACGCCGCGGCCATGCCCCACTACGGCGACGGCCGGGCGACCGCCGAGAGCATCCGGGAGGCGGCCCGGAACGCGCTCGACGCCGCCGACGGCCGCGGGGCGGAGTCGGTCGTCGTCCCAGCGCTCGGGTGCGGGGTCGCGGGGTTCGACCTCCGAGAGGGCGCGCGGATCATCTGCGAGGAGATCGCCGACTTCGACCCGGAGTCGCTCGAAGACGCGGGGTTCGTCGCCTACGCCGACGACGAGTACGAGACGGTGCGAGCGGTCGCCGACGAGGTGCGCGCTCTGGGGGACAGCGCGTGA
- a CDS encoding DUF4112 domain-containing protein, translating to MGTDSEREGQSIDVAVEDEPPGMERVRTISTLLDEAFEIPVINYKIGLDPIMGILPVGGDTVSAAISLYTVGEAARMGASRETLLKMLVNIGVDTVIGSIPAIGTVFDAVFKANERNVALLEEEFGISS from the coding sequence ATGGGAACCGACTCCGAGCGCGAAGGCCAGTCGATAGACGTCGCGGTCGAGGACGAACCGCCGGGGATGGAGCGGGTCCGCACCATCAGCACGCTCCTCGACGAAGCGTTCGAGATTCCGGTCATCAACTACAAGATCGGGCTCGACCCCATCATGGGCATCCTCCCGGTGGGCGGCGACACGGTCTCGGCCGCCATCTCGCTGTACACCGTCGGCGAGGCCGCCCGGATGGGCGCGTCCCGGGAGACCCTGCTCAAGATGCTGGTCAACATCGGCGTCGACACGGTCATCGGGTCGATACCCGCCATCGGGACCGTCTTCGACGCGGTGTTCAAGGCCAACGAGCGGAACGTGGCGCTGCTCGAAGAGGAGTTCGGGATATCGTCGTGA
- a CDS encoding formate/nitrite transporter family protein: MDREWSGLVLSGFSAGLDIGFGPLLMAVFLTLSEGGYGDIGTELLLASAYAVGFIFVIIGRSELFTEHTTLAVMPVLDGQATLRELGRLWGLVYVGNIVGGAAFTALVVTMFPSLGVADPEAFGTIAHKLVDHDLDWLFVAGILAGWLMGLLAWLITAAQETVSRLLIIWLVTASIGILHLPHSIAGNVEVLFGVFVSPEVSVLDYAKFLSLATLGNAVGGGVFVGLLKYGHVTRGGG; the protein is encoded by the coding sequence ATGGACCGGGAGTGGTCCGGACTGGTGCTGTCGGGGTTCTCGGCCGGACTCGACATCGGGTTCGGTCCCCTGCTGATGGCGGTGTTCCTCACGCTCAGCGAGGGCGGGTACGGCGACATCGGGACCGAGCTGCTGCTGGCGAGCGCCTACGCCGTGGGGTTCATCTTCGTCATCATCGGGCGGTCGGAGCTGTTCACCGAGCACACGACCCTCGCGGTGATGCCGGTCCTCGACGGACAGGCGACGTTGCGGGAACTGGGGCGACTCTGGGGGCTGGTCTACGTGGGCAACATCGTGGGCGGGGCGGCGTTCACCGCGCTCGTCGTCACCATGTTCCCCTCGCTCGGGGTCGCCGACCCCGAGGCGTTCGGTACCATCGCGCACAAACTGGTCGACCACGACCTCGACTGGCTGTTCGTCGCGGGCATCCTCGCGGGGTGGCTGATGGGCCTGCTGGCGTGGCTGATAACCGCCGCACAGGAGACGGTGAGCCGATTGCTCATCATCTGGCTCGTCACCGCCTCCATCGGCATCCTCCACCTCCCCCACTCCATCGCGGGCAACGTCGAGGTGCTGTTCGGCGTGTTCGTCTCGCCGGAGGTGTCGGTCCTCGACTACGCGAAGTTCCTCTCGCTGGCGACGCTCGGCAACGCGGTCGGCGGCGGCGTGTTCGTCGGCCTGCTCAAGTACGGCCATGTGACCCGCGGCGGGGGGTAG
- a CDS encoding sugar nucleotidyltransferase: MKAVVLAAGEGTRLRPLTEDKPKGMVEVDGKPILSHCFEQLAELGADEFVVVVGYRKQDIIDHYGDAFDGLPASDARGESESSESGEIPMTYAHQREQKGLAHALLTVEEHIDEEFMLMLGDNVFDANLGDVVNRQQEDRADAAFLVEEVPYEEAGRYGVCNTNKYGEITDVVEKPENPPSNLVMTGFYTFTPAIFHACHLVQPSNRGEYEISEAIDLLIQSGRTIDAIRMDGWRVDVGYPEDRERAERLLRGEEAEPEVAEASSN; the protein is encoded by the coding sequence ATGAAAGCAGTAGTACTCGCCGCGGGAGAGGGAACCCGGCTTCGACCGCTGACCGAGGACAAACCGAAGGGGATGGTCGAAGTGGACGGAAAGCCCATCCTGAGCCACTGTTTCGAGCAGTTGGCCGAGTTGGGTGCCGACGAGTTCGTCGTCGTGGTCGGGTACCGCAAGCAGGACATCATCGACCACTACGGCGACGCGTTCGACGGACTCCCCGCGAGCGACGCTCGCGGGGAGTCCGAGTCGTCGGAGTCCGGCGAGATTCCGATGACCTACGCCCACCAGCGCGAGCAGAAGGGACTGGCTCACGCTCTCCTGACGGTCGAGGAGCACATCGACGAAGAGTTCATGCTGATGCTGGGCGACAACGTCTTCGACGCCAATCTGGGCGACGTGGTGAATCGCCAGCAGGAGGACCGCGCCGACGCCGCCTTCCTCGTCGAGGAAGTCCCCTACGAGGAGGCCGGGCGGTACGGCGTCTGCAATACCAACAAGTACGGCGAGATTACGGACGTGGTCGAGAAGCCCGAGAACCCGCCCTCGAACCTCGTGATGACCGGCTTCTACACCTTCACCCCCGCCATCTTCCACGCGTGTCACCTCGTCCAGCCCTCGAACCGCGGCGAGTACGAGATCAGCGAGGCCATCGACCTCCTCATCCAGAGCGGCCGCACCATCGACGCGATTCGGATGGACGGCTGGCGCGTCGACGTCGGCTACCCCGAGGACCGCGAGCGGGCCGAACGCCTGCTTCGGGGCGAGGAGGCCGAACCCGAAGTAGCCGAGGCGTCGTCGAACTGA
- a CDS encoding ABC transporter permease, translated as MGKALVRWTGLVGVALRRTATKATRTAPRQTAVSVAGVAIAVALMLVVTATGLGLVEGTTVRGDAVDYWVVPESTGTSTMVVSADAPKLGDVHGKSTELTDDGRIEYATPVLVEVVEVRAEGSAEYVLAVGVIPAPELDDIAGLSPGALAPGDPHYADGDYDGEWTGEAVLSRGAADRLGVESGASMSVSGAVSAGETRDLRAVDVREAAVESGLSGLPVMVVHLSELQTITGAQSGDQADQILVESSTGGLEAELGDRYEGATAVTRSGFAAQQTTDAELPLAMGLAALLIAIVVGALFVATTQGLQVEADSEQLAALSALGFSRRARAVVLVVQALALTLVGGALGIVLAYAATALTNYAATRAIAPVPIADFHPLLVVYGLGVSALIGVLVAPYLLAMEGRIDDVTEVIR; from the coding sequence ATGGGTAAGGCCCTCGTCCGCTGGACCGGACTGGTCGGCGTGGCGCTACGCCGGACCGCGACCAAGGCGACCCGGACCGCGCCGCGCCAGACCGCCGTGAGCGTCGCTGGCGTCGCAATCGCGGTCGCGCTCATGCTGGTCGTGACCGCCACAGGTCTCGGACTCGTGGAGGGCACCACGGTCAGGGGCGACGCGGTGGACTACTGGGTCGTTCCCGAATCGACCGGCACCTCCACGATGGTGGTCTCGGCCGACGCGCCGAAGCTCGGCGACGTTCACGGCAAGAGCACCGAGTTGACCGACGACGGTCGCATCGAGTACGCCACGCCGGTCCTCGTGGAGGTGGTCGAGGTCCGCGCTGAGGGGTCGGCCGAGTACGTCCTCGCGGTCGGGGTGATACCCGCGCCCGAACTCGACGACATCGCCGGGCTGTCGCCAGGGGCGCTCGCGCCCGGCGACCCCCACTACGCCGACGGCGACTACGACGGCGAGTGGACCGGCGAGGCGGTCCTCTCGCGAGGCGCGGCCGACAGACTCGGCGTCGAGTCGGGCGCGTCCATGTCGGTGTCAGGTGCGGTCTCGGCGGGCGAGACCCGCGACCTCCGCGCGGTCGACGTTCGGGAGGCCGCGGTCGAATCGGGGCTGTCGGGGCTACCCGTGATGGTCGTCCACCTCAGCGAGCTACAGACCATCACGGGCGCTCAGTCGGGCGATCAGGCCGACCAGATTCTGGTGGAGTCGAGCACTGGCGGCCTCGAAGCCGAACTCGGCGACCGCTACGAGGGCGCGACCGCGGTGACGCGCTCGGGGTTCGCGGCCCAGCAGACCACCGACGCCGAACTCCCGCTGGCGATGGGGCTGGCCGCGCTACTCATCGCCATCGTGGTCGGCGCGCTGTTCGTCGCCACCACGCAGGGCCTGCAGGTCGAGGCCGACAGCGAGCAACTGGCGGCGCTGAGCGCGCTCGGGTTCTCGCGGCGCGCCCGCGCCGTCGTCCTCGTGGTGCAGGCGCTCGCGCTCACCCTCGTCGGCGGCGCGCTCGGAATCGTCCTCGCGTACGCCGCGACCGCCCTCACCAACTACGCCGCGACCCGCGCCATCGCGCCGGTTCCCATCGCCGACTTCCACCCCCTGCTGGTGGTCTACGGGCTCGGCGTCTCGGCGCTCATCGGCGTGCTGGTCGCGCCCTACCTGCTCGCGATGGAGGGCCGAATCGACGACGTGACCGAGGTGATTCGATGA